In the Endozoicomonas sp. SCSIO W0465 genome, AGAACGGTGTACCGGCTCAGTATTGGTATTTGCGTTCATTTCCCCGATGGGTTTCGAAGTGGAGTCCGAACGACTTTCTGATGGCCCGGCATCTTCACCGCCAGAGTCCTGGCCGTCAATAACCGAATCCACGGCCCACTCAATGGATTGCTCTTCCTGAGGTGCCTCATAACCGGTTCGCTGACTATGCCCTGCGTTTGCTTCTAAAACCGGGCCGGGCCCATCGGCAAACTCGCTGTCAACAACTGAAGCAGCGGGCTCCAAAACCATTACTGTATCCTCTTCCGGAACAGAATCCTGATAAGGTTTATCCGGCTGACCACCAGAGCCACAGAGACGGTTTATGGCCTCTTGCTCATTTTCCAATGTATAGAAAATCTCATAAGGCTGTTCGCACATTACTGAATTTTGGAACTCATGCTCTGGATTATGGTCAGGGTGATTGTCAATGATGGCATCCGGTACCGGGGGTGATTGAATTTCAAGATTACAAATGGATATTCCGACATCTTTATCCCTCTGCTCCTCTGCCAGATATTTCCCCAAACGCTCCTTTAACATTGCCAACCCATCAAGGTAAACCGCTTCAGCGGTCATCGTTCCACATAAATGAGCAACCCCCTGTTGCAACGGATTTTTTATTAAGGGTTTCACAAAATCAAGTCCATACCCTTTAATCAGGCCCAATATGCCTTGCTCATGTACCTGATAACGAACGGTGATTCGGG is a window encoding:
- a CDS encoding SPFH domain-containing protein, producing MGKKLMIMLLVFLPFLPFFIEETGASDFYTYMPFLYRIPEGSAGVFKNGNQFYDDVYPAGVYLTWPFDEGFVVSIMPEKAAVTDIPCTTAEGIKITFPRITVRYQVHEQGILGLIKGYGLDFVKPLIKNPLQQGVAHLCGTMTAEAVYLDGLAMLKERLGKYLAEEQRDKDVGISICNLEIQSPPVPDAIIDNHPDHNPEHEFQNSVMCEQPYEIFYTLENEQEAINRLCGSGGQPDKPYQDSVPEEDTVMVLEPAASVVDSEFADGPGPVLEANAGHSQRTGYEAPQEEQSIEWAVDSVIDGQDSGGEDAGPSESRSDSTSKPIGEMNANTNTEPVHRSDTLTEINQDLLTGPVDTCPDQVSDQVPSQVLSQESSQDSSQESSQDSSQDSSQEKLYRQMQDSKGLWKNSSSQLYLGW